TTTAATTGCTGTTGAAATAGCAAACTTAATATAGGTGAATACTTTCTTTAAGGGATAATCCGCATAAACCATTCTAACAGGAACAATTTTACCAATAAAAGGAATTCTACCAATAAAATAAAACAAACCATTAATAAAGATAGTCCCTTTAAATAACTGCAATAAAATATATTCTGTGAGGGTTGACCTAACATTACTTATCATCTGACTCACCTATCACTTCAACCACTGCATCTTGAGATTTACCCTCTTCATCAGATAACATGGCAACAATATCCGCTTCAAAACTATTCGTATGAATTTTAGTTGGATCAAACCCTGTTAGTTTACCTTTATGAAGCACCACAATCTCATCACATAAATCTTGTGCTAACTGTAAAATATGAGTGGAGAATATCACAACGGAATCTTTTTTTATTGATAAAATCAATTCTTTCATTTCATGAGCTGCAACCACATCAAAACTCGTCAATGGTTCATCAAGTAGCAAGACAGGTGGTTGCGCCATCATCGTCGCAATCATCTGAACTTTATTTTTCATCCCATGCGAGTAGTCTTTCAGTAACCGATGGCGATCCTCTTTTTTTATCCCAACTTTTGCTAAATACTCATCTGGCGTTCGAACGTTTAACATTTTTTCCTTATTCATATCAATAAAAAACTTAATGAATTCATAACCTGTCATAAAATCTGGTAGAGTTGGGGTAGCATGAACTAACCCAACTTCTAGATCAGAAAAATCATGCTCTATCATGTCCTCTTTCAACTGAATCGTCCCTGAGTCAATAGATAAATCTTTTGATATACAATTAAAAAGTGTCGTTTTACCCGCTCCGTTTCGACCTAATAATCCATATATTTTGCCTTTTTCAAATCGAAAACTCGCTTCATCTAAAATCACTTTATCATCAAACTTTTTCACTACGTCTTGTATGATTAACTCCACTCAACCCACTCCTTTAGTTTAAATGTCCTTATAGTATATCATAAAGTGATATACTATAAAATTAGTTGTCACAAATAATTTTACGTTCTATACTAAATTGGTTAACTATTTAAAAGAAAGATGGGATGATATATGAAGATCGGTATATTTGGCGCTGGCCATATGGGAGGAGCTATGATTAAAGGGTGGGTTCGCTCAAATAATATTTCTCCAACAGATATTCTTGTAAAAGGGGGTAAAGGGGACACAGCAAAAAAACTACAACAAAATATTCCTTTTAACCTAACTGATAATTTAGAAGATTTTGACCAAGTGGATATGATTTTTTTAGCCGTTAAAACACCTATTATTCTTCCAGTCATAAACGAATTAAAAAATCATTTAAACAAAGACCTTCCTATTATTTCTGTATCAGCTGGTGTCCCTATTTCCTTAATGCAGGAAGCTTTAGGTGGATCTTACCCTATCGCTCAAGCTATCCCCAATACACCTGTACAAATCAATCAAGGTATTACTGGTATTGCTTACTCACAGACAATAAGTAATCTTGATAAAATCGCAATCTATGATTGTTTAAGTCTTTTGGGAACGGTAGAAGAAATTTCTGAAGATAAGATTGATATTTTTGGTACATTGGCAGGATGCGGACCAGCATTTGTTGACGTCTTTATGGAAGCTCTAGGAGATGCGGCAGTATTACATGGTATGGACAGAAAATTAGCTTATACTGTTGCTGCCAAGATGGTAAGTGGATCAGCTAATTTATTACTAGACTCTAACAAACACCCTGGTGAATTAAAAGATGGTGTAACCTCTCCTGGCGGTACAACTATTAAAGGTATCACTGCTTTAGAAAAAGAAGGATTTAGGTATGCCACCATCTCTGGTATTGATACCATCATGCAAAGTTACAAATAGAAAAAAGCATCCACTTATCATAGTTGCTTCAGACTGTAGACAAAGTATTGATAAATTTCGATACTTTATCTTTTTTTGTTAAGATAGAAGAAAGGAGTGACTATTAATGTTGAAAAAACAAGATATGAGTAAACGTAATCAAATAGGTTTTTATTCATTAGAAGACTTAGTTTCACAGGAACATTTTTTAAGAGATATTGATAAATACGTCGATTTTAGTTTTATTTATCAACTTGTTGAGGATAAATATGATCAGTCTAATGGACGACACGGATGGGTTTTAGGATATACAACGCATCCAGGTAATCAACATGATAGTCGTACTTTTATCTCTATTTACAATAAATTAAAAAGTCATTTCACTCTGAATAAATTAGTGATGGATGCGGGCTACAAGACACCAGGTATTGCTCATTTGTTGTTTCAAGATAACTTAACATCTATTTTTCCATATAAGAGACCCATGACCAAGAAAGGTTTTTTCAAAAAATATGATTATGTTTATGACAAATACTATGATCAATCTATTTGTCCCAATATGAAAACATTAACTTATACGACAACTAATCGAGATGGTTATCGAGAATATAAAAGTAACCCTCACGATTGTATGACGTGTTCTTTAATAAATAAATGTACGCAATCAAAGGATAAGAGAAAATAAGTTCAACGTCATTTATGGGAAGATGATATGGAACGATGTGAGGACATACGTCATTCCATTGGAATGAAATCTATCTATAATAATCGTAAACAGACGATTGAGAGGTTATTTGGAACAGCCAATGAATTTCATGGATTACGTTATACCAACTTAATAGGCAAAGAAAAAATGCACATGAAAATTGGGCTTATTTCGCATGTCTTAATATAAAAAAATTAGCAAAAATGCTTAAATTAAGAGACCTAGAGGGCTCTATTTTTTTGTCTATTTTTAATTATTTACCTACATTAATCATTGGATTGTCTTCACTCTGAAACTATATTGAATAATATAGTTTGGATATTTGCAGTTATTTTATTATTATTTGATGCTTTTACAATTGGTGTGCCTAAAAAGATACAAGGTAAAAACAATGAGTGAAGGATTGAAAACGATTAAAGAGCTGGCGGATGAGTTAGGTGTTTCCAAACAAGCTATTCAATATCATATAAAATCATTGACAAACAAAAACCGACAAACAAAAAGAACCGAATATTAATCAATATTTGTTAAATGAAATTGAAGAAGTTAAGAAAAATAGGGATAAACAATTAGCAGTTAAAGATAAACAAATAGAAAATAAAAACATTCAAATTGCACAAATGCAAAATCTGCTAGATCAGCAACAACGTTTAGCCCTACAAGATA
This genomic stretch from Vagococcus sp. CY52-2 harbors:
- a CDS encoding ATP-binding cassette domain-containing protein, whose product is MELIIQDVVKKFDDKVILDEASFRFEKGKIYGLLGRNGAGKTTLFNCISKDLSIDSGTIQLKEDMIEHDFSDLEVGLVHATPTLPDFMTGYEFIKFFIDMNKEKMLNVRTPDEYLAKVGIKKEDRHRLLKDYSHGMKNKVQMIATMMAQPPVLLLDEPLTSFDVVAAHEMKELILSIKKDSVVIFSTHILQLAQDLCDEIVVLHKGKLTGFDPTKIHTNSFEADIVAMLSDEEGKSQDAVVEVIGESDDK
- the proC gene encoding pyrroline-5-carboxylate reductase — encoded protein: MKIGIFGAGHMGGAMIKGWVRSNNISPTDILVKGGKGDTAKKLQQNIPFNLTDNLEDFDQVDMIFLAVKTPIILPVINELKNHLNKDLPIISVSAGVPISLMQEALGGSYPIAQAIPNTPVQINQGITGIAYSQTISNLDKIAIYDCLSLLGTVEEISEDKIDIFGTLAGCGPAFVDVFMEALGDAAVLHGMDRKLAYTVAAKMVSGSANLLLDSNKHPGELKDGVTSPGGTTIKGITALEKEGFRYATISGIDTIMQSYK